The following proteins are encoded in a genomic region of Pyramidobacter porci:
- a CDS encoding creatininase family protein encodes MRLENITWPRAERYLKEDGTVIIGIGSIESHGRHMPLGTDTLIPDKLLAMIEEKTDVLIAPTIPYGATQSLNEYPGTIDIDNDVLYRYLLCVMESLRRHGAGKFLILNGHGGNIKPIERAALDMDKKGCLTAVLNWWLMAWDMDPAWKGGHGGGEETAAILGIDPALVDRSEIGPALKLNDISGAIKATGFYSVSYKGVSFNVPRQIGKITDSGWIGPDHPATATEEWGKKMLAACADYIADLAEEFRKVKA; translated from the coding sequence ATGAGACTGGAAAACATCACATGGCCCCGGGCCGAGCGCTATTTGAAAGAAGACGGCACGGTCATCATCGGCATCGGCAGCATCGAAAGCCATGGCCGGCACATGCCGCTGGGAACGGATACGCTGATCCCCGACAAACTCCTTGCCATGATCGAGGAAAAAACGGATGTGCTGATCGCGCCGACCATCCCCTACGGCGCTACGCAGTCCCTGAACGAGTATCCCGGGACGATAGACATCGACAACGACGTCCTTTACAGGTACCTTCTCTGCGTCATGGAGAGCCTGCGCCGCCACGGCGCCGGAAAGTTCCTGATCCTGAACGGCCACGGCGGCAACATAAAGCCCATTGAAAGAGCCGCCCTGGACATGGACAAGAAAGGCTGCCTGACCGCGGTGCTGAACTGGTGGCTGATGGCGTGGGACATGGATCCCGCCTGGAAGGGCGGCCACGGCGGCGGCGAGGAGACGGCCGCGATTTTGGGCATCGACCCCGCCCTGGTCGACCGGAGCGAGATCGGCCCGGCGCTGAAGCTCAACGACATCTCCGGCGCGATCAAGGCGACGGGGTTTTACAGCGTCAGCTACAAGGGCGTGAGCTTCAACGTCCCCCGCCAGATCGGCAAGATCACCGACAGCGGCTGGATCGGCCCCGATCATCCCGCCACGGCCACGGAAGAATGGGGAAAGAAAATGCTGGCGGCCTGCGCCGATTACATTGCGGACCTGGCGGAGGAATTCAGAAAAGTC
- a CDS encoding creatininase family protein — protein MRLENIAWPRAEKYFRENDTVLVAVGSCECHGRHLPLGTDTIIPNRILELIEEKSGVLIAPTIPYGSTKSLACYPGTVDIGDELLCGLLTAVMDSFYRHGARRFVILNGHGGNIKPIENVGFDFEKRGCLVALLNWWLMAWDMDPAWKGGHGGGEETAGVMGVDPALVDRGEIGGPLEYVHLSDQFETTGFRSVKYKGVNIEILRPVDHVTSTGGWIGPDHPSTATEEWGREMLQTCADYIVDFMEEFKKLPLPEK, from the coding sequence GTGAGACTGGAAAACATCGCCTGGCCCCGGGCGGAAAAATATTTCAGGGAGAACGACACCGTCCTCGTCGCCGTGGGGAGCTGCGAGTGCCACGGCCGGCACCTGCCCCTCGGCACGGACACGATCATCCCCAACAGGATCCTGGAACTGATCGAGGAAAAAAGCGGCGTGCTGATCGCGCCGACGATCCCCTACGGTTCGACGAAATCCCTGGCGTGCTATCCCGGCACCGTCGACATCGGCGACGAACTGCTCTGCGGTTTGCTGACGGCGGTGATGGACAGTTTTTACCGTCACGGAGCGAGACGGTTCGTGATCCTGAACGGACACGGCGGCAACATCAAGCCGATCGAAAACGTCGGTTTCGACTTCGAGAAGAGGGGCTGCCTCGTGGCGCTGCTCAACTGGTGGCTGATGGCGTGGGACATGGATCCCGCCTGGAAAGGCGGCCACGGCGGCGGCGAGGAGACGGCCGGCGTGATGGGCGTAGACCCTGCTCTGGTCGACCGCGGCGAGATCGGCGGCCCGCTGGAGTACGTCCATCTTTCCGACCAATTCGAGACCACGGGGTTCCGGTCCGTCAAGTATAAAGGCGTCAATATCGAGATCCTCAGGCCCGTCGATCATGTGACCTCGACCGGCGGCTGGATCGGCCCCGACCATCCTTCGACCGCGACCGAGGAATGGGGGCGTGAAATGCTCCAAACCTGCGCCGATTACATCGTCGACTTCATGGAAGAGTTCAAAAAGCTTCCCCTTCCGGAAAAATAG
- a CDS encoding ABC transporter substrate-binding protein — protein sequence MKSFSKALLVIALGAALTAALAPCGAAKAAEKTYKDTIVWGQGADVTSFDPHQGKETPAVTVTCQIFDTLTAVDPATGEVRPQIAESWEQLDDTTYVFHIRKGIKFHNGGELTAADVKFSLDRAIAFASVSYIVDFIKEVNVKDDFTVEVVLRAPYAPALRNLAVPFAAIVCKEVVEKDEEGFKLHPVGSGPYKFVEWKPGDTVKLDAFDDYMDGRPATPHLVMKVVPETSQRLIALETGDLDISYDLGVNDVKRARDNEDVVVLEAPSLSCWYISMNMNRKPFDDPRVREAVNYAIDRQLIVDTIMSGNGQAADAIIAPSVFGYYPSGVYGYDPEKARELLKEAGYENGFKTTLWVNDNQSRIEICQAVQAMLLDIGVDCSVEVMEFGSFIQKTTAGEHDMGFFGWTTSTRDADYTYYSLEHSSKQGASGNRSFVHDPGVDKLVEGGRTISDPEQRKAIYKDLALLLKKINNNAPIYYSTINVGARKGVEGFVIDPVGYHELGAVRIPR from the coding sequence ATGAAAAGCTTCAGCAAGGCACTTCTGGTGATCGCCCTCGGAGCGGCGCTTACGGCGGCTCTGGCTCCCTGCGGCGCGGCGAAGGCGGCCGAAAAGACGTACAAGGACACGATCGTCTGGGGGCAGGGCGCGGACGTGACGTCGTTCGACCCGCATCAGGGGAAGGAGACGCCCGCGGTCACCGTCACCTGTCAGATCTTCGACACCCTCACGGCCGTCGATCCGGCGACCGGCGAGGTCAGGCCGCAGATCGCGGAAAGCTGGGAACAGCTTGACGATACGACCTACGTTTTCCACATCAGGAAGGGGATCAAGTTCCACAACGGCGGCGAACTGACGGCCGCCGACGTCAAGTTCTCGCTCGACCGCGCCATCGCTTTCGCTTCGGTCTCCTACATCGTCGACTTCATCAAGGAAGTGAACGTCAAGGACGACTTTACGGTGGAAGTGGTCCTGCGCGCGCCGTACGCTCCCGCCCTGAGGAACCTCGCCGTTCCTTTCGCCGCGATCGTCTGCAAGGAAGTCGTCGAGAAGGACGAGGAGGGCTTCAAGCTGCATCCCGTCGGCTCCGGGCCGTATAAGTTCGTCGAGTGGAAGCCCGGCGACACCGTCAAGCTCGACGCCTTCGACGATTACATGGACGGCAGGCCGGCGACGCCCCACCTTGTCATGAAAGTCGTCCCCGAGACGTCGCAGCGCTTGATCGCGCTCGAGACCGGCGATCTTGACATCTCCTACGACCTCGGCGTGAACGACGTCAAGCGGGCGCGCGACAACGAAGACGTCGTTGTGCTGGAAGCGCCCAGCCTTTCCTGCTGGTACATCTCCATGAACATGAACAGGAAGCCGTTCGACGACCCGCGCGTGCGGGAGGCCGTCAATTACGCCATCGACCGGCAGCTCATCGTCGACACGATCATGTCCGGCAACGGGCAGGCGGCCGACGCCATCATCGCGCCATCGGTGTTCGGCTACTACCCTTCGGGCGTTTACGGGTACGACCCCGAAAAGGCCAGGGAACTCCTCAAGGAAGCCGGATATGAAAACGGCTTCAAGACCACGCTCTGGGTCAACGACAACCAGTCCAGGATCGAGATCTGCCAGGCGGTTCAGGCCATGCTTCTGGACATCGGCGTCGACTGCTCCGTCGAGGTCATGGAATTCGGTTCGTTCATCCAGAAGACCACGGCCGGGGAACACGACATGGGCTTCTTCGGCTGGACGACTTCCACCCGGGACGCCGACTACACCTATTACTCGCTTGAACATTCCAGCAAGCAGGGCGCTTCCGGCAACCGCTCGTTCGTCCACGATCCCGGGGTGGACAAGCTGGTCGAAGGCGGCAGGACCATTTCCGATCCCGAGCAGAGAAAGGCCATTTACAAAGACCTCGCGCTGCTGCTGAAGAAGATCAACAACAACGCGCCGATCTATTACTCCACCATCAACGTGGGCGCGCGAAAGGGAGTCGAAGGCTTCGTGATCGACCCCGTCGGCTATCATGAACTCGGCGCCGTGAGGATCCCCCGGTAG
- a CDS encoding ABC transporter ATP-binding protein — MAETNKILRVEHLRKYFDTPSGTLHAVDDITFTLDRGRTLGVVGESGCGKSTMGRAILRLHEPTSGSVRFEGEDILAYGKKRLKALRKDMQIIFQDPFASLNPRMTVAEAIAAPLVVQNVYSRRDKKSLRKKVAEFMDLVGLAPRLVNTYPHELDGGRRQRIGIARALALNPKFVVCDEPVSALDVSIQAQILNLMQDLQDRLGLTYMFITHDLSVVKFFSDDIIVMYLGQMVEKAPSDLLFRNPLHPYTKALLSAIPVADPDLPMRRIALSGEISSPIDPAPGCRFAKRCPYADADCTSGELALAEVEADHFVSCVKVR, encoded by the coding sequence TTGGCGGAGACGAATAAGATTTTGAGGGTCGAGCATCTCAGAAAGTATTTCGACACCCCTTCCGGCACGCTCCACGCGGTGGACGACATAACGTTTACGCTGGACCGGGGCAGGACGCTGGGCGTCGTCGGCGAATCGGGCTGCGGCAAGTCGACGATGGGGCGGGCGATCCTGAGGCTGCACGAGCCGACGTCCGGCTCCGTCCGTTTCGAGGGGGAGGATATCCTCGCTTACGGCAAAAAGCGGCTGAAAGCCCTCCGCAAGGACATGCAGATCATCTTTCAGGATCCGTTCGCTTCCCTCAACCCGCGCATGACCGTCGCGGAAGCGATCGCTGCGCCGCTTGTCGTGCAGAATGTCTACAGCCGCAGGGACAAAAAGAGCCTTCGCAAAAAAGTCGCCGAGTTTATGGATCTCGTCGGCCTGGCCCCAAGACTGGTCAACACGTATCCGCACGAGCTGGACGGCGGGCGGCGGCAGCGGATCGGCATCGCCCGGGCGCTGGCGCTGAATCCCAAGTTCGTCGTCTGCGACGAGCCTGTTTCCGCTCTGGACGTTTCCATCCAGGCGCAGATCCTGAACCTCATGCAGGATCTGCAGGACCGGCTGGGGCTGACGTACATGTTCATCACTCACGATCTTTCCGTGGTGAAGTTCTTTTCCGACGACATCATCGTCATGTATCTGGGGCAGATGGTGGAAAAGGCGCCTTCCGACCTGCTCTTCAGGAACCCGCTGCATCCTTATACGAAGGCCCTGCTTTCGGCCATCCCCGTCGCCGATCCCGATCTGCCTATGCGGAGGATCGCGCTTTCCGGGGAAATCTCTTCCCCGATCGATCCGGCGCCGGGCTGCCGTTTCGCCAAGCGCTGTCCGTACGCCGACGCCGACTGCACGTCCGGGGAGCTGGCGCTGGCGGAGGTCGAAGCGGACCATTTCGTGAGCTGCGTTAAAGTCAGGTAG
- a CDS encoding ABC transporter ATP-binding protein, whose product MSEILLEVKDLHIHYATDEGVVKALNGASIAIREGKTLGLVGETGAGKSTLARGVLRLVPDPPGKIVGGEILFEGRDLLKISEEDMKKVRGRDISMIFQDPMTSLNPVLTVGDQILEVIETHHHEMSRGEAKEKAEEMLEMVGIAKGRYGDYPHQFSGGMKQRVVIAIALACKPRLLIADEPTTALDVTIQAQILDMINQLKRKNNTSMLLITHDLGVVAQNCDDVAIVYAGEIVEVGSIKDVYREKLHPYTSGLFGSVPSLSSTERRLRAIDGMMPDPTKLPGGCKFYERCPRAAERCRSELPALVEYGPGHKVRCFEYYGKGGTGLGGDE is encoded by the coding sequence ACGGACGAAGGCGTCGTAAAAGCTTTAAACGGCGCTTCCATCGCGATCAGGGAAGGGAAAACGCTGGGACTGGTCGGCGAGACGGGCGCGGGAAAAAGCACGCTTGCCAGGGGCGTCCTGCGTCTGGTTCCCGATCCTCCCGGGAAGATCGTGGGCGGAGAAATCCTGTTCGAGGGGCGGGATCTGCTCAAGATATCCGAAGAGGACATGAAAAAGGTGCGGGGAAGAGACATTTCGATGATCTTCCAGGACCCGATGACTTCGCTGAACCCCGTTCTGACGGTCGGCGACCAGATCCTGGAGGTGATCGAGACGCATCACCATGAGATGTCGCGCGGCGAGGCGAAGGAAAAGGCCGAAGAGATGCTGGAAATGGTCGGCATCGCCAAAGGGCGGTACGGCGATTATCCGCACCAGTTTTCCGGCGGCATGAAGCAGCGCGTGGTGATCGCCATCGCGCTGGCCTGCAAGCCGAGGCTGCTGATCGCCGACGAGCCGACGACCGCTCTCGACGTGACGATCCAGGCGCAGATCCTCGACATGATCAATCAGCTGAAAAGGAAAAACAACACTTCGATGCTGCTGATCACTCACGATCTGGGCGTCGTCGCCCAGAACTGCGACGACGTCGCCATCGTCTACGCGGGCGAGATCGTCGAGGTGGGGAGCATAAAGGACGTGTACCGTGAGAAGCTCCATCCTTATACGAGCGGGCTTTTCGGTTCGGTCCCTTCGCTCTCTTCGACGGAAAGGCGGCTCCGCGCGATCGACGGCATGATGCCGGATCCCACGAAGCTTCCCGGCGGCTGCAAGTTTTACGAAAGATGTCCCCGCGCCGCTGAAAGGTGCCGCAGCGAACTTCCCGCGCTGGTCGAGTACGGGCCGGGGCATAAAGTCCGCTGCTTCGAATATTACGGGAAGGGAGGGACGGGGCTTGGCGGAGACGAATAA